The DNA segment ACTTTGCCGCACAGGGCACGCGTGGGGCGCTGGGTCCTGGGCAGGGAGTGGGGCTCTGGTGCACGGGGGGCCCGGCTGCTGCAGTGGACGGCCGAGTGGACTCGCGCCCGCTGGGGCTCGGCCGGCCCACCACCCCCAGTCTGGTTTGAATTTCTGGAGCCGTGGAGGGTGATGGTGTGcttctccccgcccccgcccctcctctCCCGCTGGCTGGCGGGCCAGGCCCTCGGCCTCTGCTGCTACCGGTGCAGCTCAGGGAGCGACCGGGCCCACTGCCCAGGCCTGAGGCCGGCCAAGCTGCAGCCGCTGTCGAGTCCCAGGCCCGGCAGCTGAGGGCCTGGCTGCACGTCCTGTGCCAGGACCTGCTCCCCGCAGGGACCGTCCCAGCGGCCTGTCCTCTCCTACTGACTTGGCACCCCCGAGACACCCTCCAGCCTCACTCTGCCTGTCCTTGTGCTCTGTGGGGAGTCCCTCACGCTCACCCCCACCTTTGTGCGGGGCATGCTTCCCACCTCTCCCCCATCTGCCCAGCACCAGCCTGGCTGTGAGGTGGGCACCTGTCTGACTACGCCTGACTACCTGTCTGTCGTCTCTGGAGGATCTATGAGGGGGTCTGGGCCCTCACCCGGCCCACGTATGCGTGGGCAAGGTGGGTGGTTTAGCACAGGTAGGCCCCAGGCTGTCCCCACAGGACTGCTGGTGCCCAGTGGAGCAGGGGCGGCAAGCTTGGAGGCCCTCGGGAACGCCCTTCCCAGGTCGGTTCTCCAAGTGTCTTCAGTGCCCAGGAGCAGAAGAGGTACCTTTCTCAGCCCTTAGCAGGACCCCCAGGTTCTGCCTGAGAGTCCTGGCTTTCtaggcaggtgggggtggggggcttctgCAGTGACCGAGCGTGCCCTCTCCCCCTCCTGCTGGCCAGCTGTAGGCTCCTGCAGGATTAAGGAGAGGAAATTTGGGGTTGGGTTTCTCTCTGAGTGGAACCTGCCGTTGTgactttttattctgttacatttCTATCAGATTGGACACAGCACCCCCCCAACCCTTAATGGCTCTGGCTTTGAGAATTTCCTCCAAAATTACACCAGTGCTTCCTGCTTCTTGGTTCCCTGGAGCCCGTCTGTTAAGAGGAGGGGGCAGCTCTGGGCCTGCCCTGTTGGGGTGCCCACGTGGGCCTCGGCACCTGGCCTCTCCTGGGGCCCCGGGTCGGCCCCTGGCACTCTCAGCCCGGCTGCCGGAAGTCAGGCTGCTGGTCAGCGTGGGGGGGGTGCCGCAAGGCGCTGCCCCCAGCTTGCTTCTCTGCTGTGCCTGTGAGCTTACGCCACTAAGCTGTAATTGTCACCTGCAAGATTTTAATGGTCAGCCAGCTGTGCGCAGCTCCGAGAGGCCTGAACTGCCCTCCTCATGGGCAGGTGGGGCCTTCAGGTTAGCTGGGTGGGTGCAGGGGCGGGCGGCCAGGGTCCTCCACTGTAAGCAGGACTTCTGGGGCCAGGGCGGCCTAGGGTGGGCACCTGCCACCTGGTTCACACCCTCAGGCCTGCACAGACTGGGAGCTCCTTCTGCCAGACAGTGCCCCGCCTCCCACTTCTGGGGCTCTGCGAGCAGGGCCTGAGGTGCCAAGGCCCAGGAGACCAGCACGTTGCACGCTGTACGCACTGCCCTTGCCTTCAGGGCGCCTGGACCCCTGGTGGCCCTTggagcgggggtggggcgggagtGCTCCCTGGCTTCAGCCTGTCCCGCTCTGTCCCTTGCCAAGTGCGGGGGGGGGGCTGTCGTCTTTCCTCGCCCTCTCCCCTCGCTGGTCTGCAGACCCTGTGCTGCAGTTCCCTGGCAGCGGGGGCTGACCCTGAGCCCTGGAAAGTGGGGGCTTTCCCCAGGAACCAGGTGCCTTGGCCTAGGGTGCCCGGGACACGAACAGACCACAGCCCTGAGGGCCAGAGTGTGGGCTCGGCTCTGCTTACGACGGGTTCTGGGCTGCTCCAGAGGACATTGTGCATCTGCGTTTGGaagatactgttttgtttttaattatacaaaATTTCCAGACTTTATATTATCATATCAAAGACACAGAATGCTAGCACATAATGGCCAGAGGAGAACCAGGTAGCGAGCCAGCACGGAAAGTTCCAGTGGGGCCGGGCAAGTGCTGCGGTGGCCGCGCGTCCCACCGCCTGTCTGTCCATCAGCCCCACTTGCAGCTGGGGCCAGGTGGGCCTGGGGGTGCCCTCAGCGAGGCCTGTGCCTGAGTCAGGTCTGGGGCTCTCCGTGGATGGCCCGGCGTCGCCTCTAACTCCGGATCGCCGTCTTTCTGTCCCGGTCCTTGCTCTGCGGAGGGGAGGGCAGTGTCAGGGCCCAAGCGGAGGCCAGCACCAGCCTGTGCCTCTGGACTTCCCCATGGGGTGCGCTGAAAGCACCCCCCTTCCACGCTCACCCCGGCTTCCCCGAGCAGTTTGGGGAGGAGAGTGCGCTGCTGCACAGCCGAAATTGTAAAATTAAATCTCCCAGATGTTCAGGCCCCAGGAGCTCACGCGTGCTGTCTGGAGAGGAAATGGGGATTGGGGAGAGCCGCGCCGTATTTTCTCCCTGCTCACCCTGCTCTTCCGGTGCCACCACGCGCAGCAGGCGCCGTAAATCAGAGCCGGCCAGCGTCTCCCGCAGCGGggccctctcccccagcccccgaGTCTCTTGCCAGCCTCCTGCCAGCGGATCCCACAGCCACACTGGCGTCAGAGTGGGCAGCCGGGTCCAGGGAGGGCAGGCAGGTGCCCGGTAAGCCTTAGGCCACGTAGAGCAAGCGGACCCCAGCAGGATTTCCTCACTGCCCCCAAGTGCCCTTTCCCTGATGGCAGGGTAGGTGGCCAGAGTTGCTTGATCAACCCTGGTCTGGTCCCCTAGCTTCTTCCCCGTTGGTGTGGGTCCTGCCTGGGTCTCTTCCCTCTCTGTCCCCACAGGAGCCTGTGTCCTGGGGACCTGCCAGCTCTAGCTGGGCCCTCCTCATCTTCTCTCTCCCTGGACCTGGGGCTGCGGGTGTCACAGGCGCTGCTGGGGGTTCTGCCTGCTTCTggccctgccctctctgcccaGCAGGTGTGGGCTGCAGGGGTGGTTTGGAGGTGGGGGACGCCCCATCCTCCTAGCCTCCCTTTCCGTGGACACCCCGCGGCAACACTCACCAACTTTCTCTGGTTGCTGAGGCAGAAGGTGCAGATCTGTTTGGGCTGGGCGTTCTCGCCATCacgggcagggggtgggggtggcgggggcggggggctgccGGCACGCGATGCGTGGAAGAAGGCGGGCCCCGAGTGGCAGGGCTGCCCGTCGCCGCAGGCCTCGCCCACCAGCAGCACGTTGCCCAGGTGTGAGATATAGCTGGAGGCCAGGCGCAGGGTCTCGATCTTGGAGAGCTTGCGGTCAGCGGGCTCGGTGGGGATGAGCGTGCGTAGCGCGGTGAAAGCCGTGTTCACGCTGTTGGTGCGGTCCCGCTCCCGCGCGTTCGCCGTGTGCCGCTGCCGGGGCTCGCGGCCCGGCCGCCCTCCGGGCCCCAGGCCACTGCCCCCCACCCGCCGGCCCCCGGCCCGTCTTCGGGCGCCCTGGAGGCCGCAGCGCGCCGCGTGCATACGGCAGGGTTTCTCGTCTGAACCCGAGCTCTCGCTGCCTCGGTCCTCGTCCTCCGACAGCGGGCTCACTTCAGGGTACAGGTAGCGGCCGGGCGGCGCCGAACGCAGCATTGCGAAGGACATGGGGCCGGCGGCCGCCGTCAGCTCCGTCGCGCGCCGCACATGCCGCCGCCACTGCCGCCCGGGCCAGGGGCACGCGGGTCTCGGGGCTCCCGCGGTGGCGGCTGCGGCGCAGCGCGCACGTGTGCGTCCCGGGCTGGAGCGGGGCCGCGGGCCGGGCCTTTATAGCCACGGCGGCCCCTCCCCCGCGCCGGCCCGCCCTCCTCCCCGCCTCCCAGCCCCTGGAGGCCGCTTGGAGCAGGGGCCCTCCGTCCCTCTGCCTTCTCGCGCCGTGGTGAAGGGGCCTGGAGCATCCTGCTGTCTTTGCGGGGAGGGGAGAGTGGGCGCCCCTCCGGGGGGTGCGAAGTGCTgctgcctcccctcctccctcttagCAGGGGACAGGAGGGAGGGTCAAGAAGGATCCGTGACCCCGGCCTTCTCACTTGGCATGACCGCCTTAACCCAGATGCCCTGGCCCCAGCGCCTGGCCACaccctgtctgtctctccctctcatgTACACTTGGGCCTTCTGTGCCCAAAAGAGGGCACGGAGGCTCTCTGAGCAGCTGGAGTCCAGCCCCTGGCCCCCTCAGCTGCCCCCCTCAGGTTGTCGTGGGGCTCACCTGACAGCACAGCCTGTCTTTCCTGCACCTGCCCCTCCTGGCACCACCCTCCAGGTCTGGCTCCTGCCtgcactcctgcctggagaaccccccacccacacccTGTTCC comes from the Bos indicus isolate NIAB-ARS_2022 breed Sahiwal x Tharparkar chromosome 14, NIAB-ARS_B.indTharparkar_mat_pri_1.0, whole genome shotgun sequence genome and includes:
- the SCX gene encoding basic helix-loop-helix transcription factor scleraxis — encoded protein: MSFAMLRSAPPGRYLYPEVSPLSEDEDRGSESSGSDEKPCRMHAARCGLQGARRRAGGRRVGGSGLGPGGRPGREPRQRHTANARERDRTNSVNTAFTALRTLIPTEPADRKLSKIETLRLASSYISHLGNVLLVGEACGDGQPCHSGPAFFHASRAGSPPPPPPPPPARDGENAQPKQICTFCLSNQRKLSKDRDRKTAIRS